TAAAAACGAAGTTGAGCCCTACCTTGAGAAACTTGTGAAGGCCCTCTTTGAAACTATCCCCAGCGGAGTTGGTTCTGAAGGGGAAATTAAACTCTCTCCAGCTCAATTAGATGAGGTTCTAATAGGAGGAGCCAGATGGGCAGTAAAAAAAGGATATGGCCTGCCTGAGGATTTAGAATTTATTGAGGAAAAGGGCTGTATGGATGGGGCAGACCCTGACTTTGTCTCCATGGAAGCCAAAAAACGGCAGCACCGTCAGGTTGGAACCTTAGGTTCCGGAAATCATTATCTTGAGATTCAATATGTAGCGGAGATCTATGACCAGAGCGTAGCCAGTGCCTTTGGCCTCTTTCAAAATCAAGTTGTAGTTACTATCCACTGTGGATCTCGTGCCCTTGGCCATCAAATAGCTACTGATTACTTACCCCTTTTAGCTAAGGCCTCCCGAAAATATGGCATTCCCATAAAGGAAAAGGAACTTGTTTGTGCCCCTATTAATTCTGAGGAAGGCCTCCAATACTTTAAGGCCATGTGCTGTGGAATTAATTGCGCTCTTGCCAATAGACAAGTTATTGCTCACCTCGTAAGAGGTGTCTTTAAAGACTTTTTCCCTCAGGTGCATCTTAAACTTCTCTATGATGTAAGTCATAATACCTGCAAGGTGGAAATTCATGAGATAGGGGGTAAGAAAAAGAGGCTTTATGTCCATCGGAAAGGGGCAACCAGAGCTTGGGGGCCAGGAAGACCAGAACTTCCCGAAAGTTATCGCGAGGCGGGACAGCCAGTTATCATTGGGGGTTCCATGGGAACCGCTTCCTATATTCTTACTGGCACGAAAGAGGGTGAAGAAAAGGCCTTTGGCTCAGCCTGCCATGGCGCAGGTAGAACCATGAGTAGAAATCAGGCGATAAGATCCTTCCGTGCAGAAGAGATTGTTGAAAGACTTAAGAAAAGGGGTATTATCATTATGGGTAAATCTAAGAAAGGATTAGCCGAAGAGGCCCCTGAGGCATATAAAGATGTATCCTTAGTAATAGAGGCAACCTGTAAGGCAGGGCTTACCAAGAGAGTGGCTAAACTTTTACCTATGGGCTGTATTAAAGGTTAAAAATACATCAAGGAGGTGGAGGTATGAAAGGACTGGTTTTAAAGCTAAGTGGAGTAGTTGCTGCATCTGCCCTTTTATTTGCCTGTAGTTGTCAGACACCCCCTCAAATAGCGGAAAAAGCTCAGGCTGCACCTCAGGCCACTGAACCTGAATGCTGTAAGAAACTTGAAAATGAGCTTAATGCCTTAAAACTTCAGGTTGAGAGCTTAAAGTCTCAGCTTGAGAATGTAAAGGTGCAGGCCAGTGAGGCTCAAGCAGCTTCTCAAAAGGCTATAGAGGCAGCTAATAAAGCGCAGGAGGCAGCTAATAAAGCGCAGGAGGCAGCTCAAAAGGCTGAAACTGCTGCATCAAAGGCTGAAAGAATCTTTGAAAAGGGACTTAAGAAGTAATGCCCAAACCCTTTAAAAAACTGGGAGATCTTTTTGGCATCTCCCCTTCTAAGAATCTTTTGAAGGATGAGCCTCCTCCTTTCAAGGTAAAGT
This window of the Caldimicrobium thiodismutans genome carries:
- a CDS encoding RtcB family protein, whose product is MELKKLIKISDYEWEIPQTGEMKVPGRIFGSQKLIEEMDEKVYEQVSNVATLPGIVKASLAMPDAHWGYGFPIGGVAAFDPEEGGIISVGGVGYDISCGVRTLLSPLTKNEVEPYLEKLVKALFETIPSGVGSEGEIKLSPAQLDEVLIGGARWAVKKGYGLPEDLEFIEEKGCMDGADPDFVSMEAKKRQHRQVGTLGSGNHYLEIQYVAEIYDQSVASAFGLFQNQVVVTIHCGSRALGHQIATDYLPLLAKASRKYGIPIKEKELVCAPINSEEGLQYFKAMCCGINCALANRQVIAHLVRGVFKDFFPQVHLKLLYDVSHNTCKVEIHEIGGKKKRLYVHRKGATRAWGPGRPELPESYREAGQPVIIGGSMGTASYILTGTKEGEEKAFGSACHGAGRTMSRNQAIRSFRAEEIVERLKKRGIIIMGKSKKGLAEEAPEAYKDVSLVIEATCKAGLTKRVAKLLPMGCIKG
- a CDS encoding alanine-zipper protein — translated: MKGLVLKLSGVVAASALLFACSCQTPPQIAEKAQAAPQATEPECCKKLENELNALKLQVESLKSQLENVKVQASEAQAASQKAIEAANKAQEAANKAQEAAQKAETAASKAERIFEKGLKK